A window of Vicinamibacterales bacterium genomic DNA:
GAAAATAGACTCTTTGAATACACCTCGTGCCGTCTGCGGTTCAACCTGGGTCCCGTTCTTGCTACACTACCCAGACCGCCGTTCCGAAGTCGCTTTCAGTCTTTACCCTAGCGAAGGAGTTCAGCGTGAGCAAACGGTCATTACTACTCTCATGGTGTCTTGGGATTGTTGTAACAGGAGCCGTCGCACTGCTGGGTCAGTCTGCCTCCGACCAAGTAATGCCTGGCTTGGTCGACACGGTTCGACCCTTTAAGAGCTTCGGTCACGTCTATGATTCCGATAGCTTTGAGTCGATGCGGCCACGCATTATGGGCACCCACGGTGTCATCGCGACCGGACACTACCTCGCAACTCAAGCTGGTTTTGAAATTCTAAGAGCGGGAGGTAATGCGTTCGATGCTGGCGTTACGGCCGCCATGGCCCTAAAGGTCACAAAAATGGGCTTCGCGGGGTGGACGGGTGTGGCACCACTTATTTTGTATAGTGCAGCGGAGGACCGGGTCATCACCCGGGTAGGAGCTGGGACTACCCCGGCTCGTGCCACACTGCAACACTTTCTTGACCAGGGAAAACGTGACGTGGACCTCGCACTGGTCCCAGCCGATGTGGACGTGTGGCTGGCGGCGCTCGAGCGCTTCGGTGAGTTGAGCTTCGAACAGGCGGCTACGCCCGCTTTGGAAATTGCGGAGGGTGGATATCACCTCTACAAGCACCAGAAGTGGCTTCTAGATAGTCAGCAGGGTCGCATCCTCAAATATCCTTACAACCAAACATTCTGGTTTCAGCATGGCGTCAGTGAACAGCGGGTCGGCGACTTGATGGTCAACAAGGACCTCGGGCGACTCATCCGGTACATGATGACGGCAGAACGAACCGTCTTGGCAAGAGGAGGTTCGCGAGCCGACGGTATTACGGCCGCGCGAGATGCCTTCTATAAGGGCGAACCGGCCCATGCAGTTGATGCGTTTTACGAGGAGCAAAACGGTCTCATCACATATGACGACCTCGCCAACTACGAGAGTAGCTGGATGGCACCCCTGCACACAACGTTCCGTGGCTATGACGTGTATGTCGGGGACGGCTGGTCTCAGGGACCTCGCCTTATCCTGTTTCTGAACATGCTCGATCAGTTCGATCTCGAAAGCCTGGGATATAACACTGCGGACTACATTCACCTACTCTCGCAAGTGATCGCCCTAGGC
This region includes:
- a CDS encoding gamma-glutamyltransferase produces the protein MSKRSLLLSWCLGIVVTGAVALLGQSASDQVMPGLVDTVRPFKSFGHVYDSDSFESMRPRIMGTHGVIATGHYLATQAGFEILRAGGNAFDAGVTAAMALKVTKMGFAGWTGVAPLILYSAAEDRVITRVGAGTTPARATLQHFLDQGKRDVDLALVPADVDVWLAALERFGELSFEQAATPALEIAEGGYHLYKHQKWLLDSQQGRILKYPYNQTFWFQHGVSEQRVGDLMVNKDLGRLIRYMMTAERTVLARGGSRADGITAARDAFYKGEPAHAVDAFYEEQNGLITYDDLANYESSWMAPLHTTFRGYDVYVGDGWSQGPRLILFLNMLDQFDLESLGYNTADYIHLLSQVIALGMSDVHKHVGDPSVANTPATLYSKEYAAKRVMLIDREQAFSDMPPWGNPNSMLELSDDSPLAFSMPPAGGSGDGREKADETSLFDTSSLNVMDAEGNLFSMTESDGHMVTPMIPGWGFGLSRRMYQLNLDPHLANVMAPGKRPRNTNSPVLIMKAGKPFMGLSTPGGDQQLQSLLQVFLNVVIWGMSPEQALDQPRFGSYNFPPTGSEVNQSPGLLKLEGRIPEATFETLSAMGHNVESWGLWNWQACAPTVTYREPDTGLMIAAGDVRRETTALGF